AAAAAATCATTCCCAGCAGACGATGTTAACAAAGGGATTTCTGGATGTTATGAATAATCTTAAATCTGCAGGCGCAACTCGAAGCAAATACGAGATCCGGAGGACCGAAAATGAACAGCTTCGACTATTTTATCCGCCACATTCCTAAAGAGGTGCTGTCAAAGCACACAGCTGTTTTTATCCCTGAGCAGCGTGAGTGGAACCTGAAATTAAACGAGAAAGAATATTATTTTATCCTCTGCTTTACAAATCCACCGTCAGCTGTCATCCGAGATCAAGAACACCAGTTTCGTAAAGGGGATCTAATCTGCCTCGCTCCCGGTGACGACCTCCAGATCAGTTCTAATTCCGCAGCAGCTCCAGCCCATTATCTTACCGTCTGTGTTTTACCGGAATTTATGACTAATATCTACCGCAACCTTGGCTATTCAGGGACACTTAGATTTGACACCCATCAGCCTAAATACAGCCGTTTACTCTTAGAAGCCCTCAACGCCTTTATCCATGAAGTAGTGTTTTACGAAGACTCATGTTCGCTGATGCTGAGCAGCTTGGAAAACCGCATCGCCATCCAGCTTATCAGGGATGCCCGATGCATAATCCAGTCGAGA
The sequence above is drawn from the Bacillota bacterium genome and encodes:
- a CDS encoding helix-turn-helix transcriptional regulator, which encodes MNSFDYFIRHIPKEVLSKHTAVFIPEQREWNLKLNEKEYYFILCFTNPPSAVIRDQEHQFRKGDLICLAPGDDLQISSNSAAAPAHYLTVCVLPEFMTNIYRNLGYSGTLRFDTHQPKYSRLLLEALNAFIHEVVFYEDSCSLMLSSLENRIAIQLIRDARCIIQSRRSPSDSAEAIVRHAIEYIETYFPSHITVQDISDAIYVSPSYLQKIFTKLVGKSPHKYIMECRHRQAKYMLAATKLPMEEVARQCGFVSGAHFSTAFKQMEGMSPLSFRKSQRSCQS